One segment of Pelecanus crispus isolate bPelCri1 chromosome 2, bPelCri1.pri, whole genome shotgun sequence DNA contains the following:
- the TOPBP1 gene encoding DNA topoisomerase 2-binding protein 1 isoform X1, protein MKGSKEPFLVKFIKSSENSEYFFKALESIKEFQSEEHLQILEEETALNIKENDKSLYICDPFRGVVFNHLKKLGCRIVGPQVVLYCMQSQRCVPRAEYPVYNMTMADVTVSCTSLEKDVREEIHKYVQMMGGRVYRDLNVSVTHLIAGEVGSKKYLVAASLKKPILLPSWVKTLWDKSQQSIMRYTDVNMEDYTCPVFLGCTICVTGLSSSDRKEVQRLTAEHGGQYTGQLKMNECTHLIVQEPKGQKYECAKKWNVHCVSVQWFSDSIEKGFCQDETIYKIEGGSKLNNAPSTSTPTNHASKPDNHTLSDVSRISNITLSGVNETACSSAMGSRMDPLPDELENLDISSFQAPEDLLDGCRIYLCGFSGRKLDKMRRLINCGGGVRFDQLNEDVTHVILGENTDELNHFLDKTAHRPHVVTPKWLLESFKKGYLHPVEKYIPLNYQLLENPILEQPGMKSILPKNNSLLKKEAVNVTKHQKAAEDDFLSLYVNNDSTLVEKLTSRTFSDVTHLTVQGESQSSVSNNSLRESSALVEGGLFVRKRFLILGFGEEDESCIVDIIKENAGKILPPESRTIADYAVVPLLGCTVKPTVGDVVTNTWLITCVEQQLLLDPQSNPLFTPVPVMEGVTPLEDCVLSFSQFTGAERDSLVYLAGLLGARVQEFFVRKANAKKGMFASTHLVVRQPDGSKYEAAKKWNLPAVTVAWLLQSARTGKRADESKFLVENAEAEGWLLESSITQLSKTATTVKSPDSEQSAYLLEAGKKTAVTPLDINRFQSKAFQAVISHHIGKKTTPLVQRELPQKEPSLHLDTPSKFLSKDKLFKPSFDVKDALAALETPGGPDQKTRKPSTPLSEVIGRNLKLALVNSTRHTAALTASPQLTTAQPEVEEESKPLADVVIYVSKKLSKKQSELNAVAASLGADYRWCFDETVTHFIYKGGQNDNNKEYKSVKERGIHIVSEHWLLESAREYKRLPESLFPHTYNPKMSLDISAVQDVRLSSSSKLPSTGKPAEENEIIPVDEDDAEDDVTTDQIKETVTTGEEQIVTSESKGGEFLTQALEMRENFQRQLQEIMSATSLVKPQGQRGSLSRNSFDGSPTTPDSTRSVRNGRSRVLEALRQSRQALADINTEPSQSEQIIWDDPTAREERARLVSNFQWPNSPSQYTEQGQSNINKNTDESAFKGPLAGAEIAGTAVPESGDGDLTEGLKNPICRDPETPIKEHLIPTPQAPSIAFPLANPPVAPQPKDKAVTEDEKADEEPEKHRKFQLSSLNPQERFDYCHLIEELGGIVLEKQCFDPSCTHIVVGHPLRNEKFLASMAAGKWVLHRSYLEACRGAGCFVQEEDYEWGSNSILNVLPGINVNQKKLALAAMRWRKKIHKGRQETGIVEGAFSGWKVILNVDQTKESGFRRLLQSGGAKVFSGHSVSLFKEATHLFADFSKLKPDDSRVNVAEAAAQGVNCLKPEYIADYLIQDPAPPMESYCLPEAESYLQKNMELGTGVSQKRKALGDMSGVKRSRIH, encoded by the exons ATGAAAGGTAGTAAGGAGCCATTTCTTGTGAAATTCATAAAGTCTTCTGAGAACTcggagtatttttttaaagctcttgaG TCTATAAAAGAATTTCAGTCAGAAGAACATCTTCAGATCCTTGAAGAAGAAACAGCACtcaatataaaagaaaatgataaatCGCTTTACATTTGTGATCCTTTTAGAGGTGTTGTTTTCAATCATCTCAAAAAG CTTGGTTGTAGAATTGTTGGACCACAGGTAGTCCTGTACTGTATGCAGTCCCAGCGATGTGTGCCAAGAGCTGAGTATCCTGTGTACAATATGACCATGGCCGATGTAACAGTATCCTGTACCAGCCTTGAGAAAGATGTTAGG GAAGAAATTCATAAATATGTGCAGATGATGGGTGGACGTGTGTACAGAGACCTCAATGTGTCAGTAACTCATCTTATAGCTGGAGAAGTTGGAAGCAAGAAATACTTGGTAgctgcttctctgaaaaaaCCTATTTTGCTTCCCTCTTGGGTTAAGACACTGTGGGATAAATCTCAGCAAAG CATAATGAGATACACTGACGTTAACATGGAAGACTACACTTGTCCTGTGTTCCTTGGCTGTACAATTTGCGTAACTGGTTTAAGTAGTTCAGACAGGAAGGAAGTCCAGCGTCTCACTGCTGAACATGGTGGGCAATATACAGGGCAGCTCAAGATGAATGAATGTACTCACCTCATAGTTCAAGAGCCAAAAG gtCAGAAGTATGAATGTGCCAAAAAATGGAATGTGCACTGTGTGTCTGTGCAGTGGTTTTCTGACAGCATTGAGAAAGGCTTCTGTCAGGATGAGACAATATATAAAATAGAAGGTGGATCAAAACTGAATAATGCACCCAGTACATCAACACCTACGAATCATGCCAGCAAGCCCGATA atcaTACCCTTTCGGACGTCAGCCGCATTTCCAATATCACTTTGAGTGGTGTTAATGAAACAGCGTGTAGTTCTGCTATGGGCAGCAGAATGGATCCTCTTCCTGATGAGCTGGAAAACTTGGATATAAGTTCTTTTCAAGCCCCTGAAGATTTGTTAGATGGGTGTCGA ATCTATCTGTGTGGCTTCAGTGGCAGGAAGTTGGACAAGATGAGAAGGCTTATTAATTGCGGTGGTGGTGTTCGATTTGATCAACTTAATGAAGATGTTACCCATGtcattttgggggaaaatactGATGAGTTGAACCACTTTTTGGACAAGACAGCTCACAG GCCTCATGTAGTGACACCAAAATGGTTGTTGGAGTCATTTAAGAAAGGTTATCTGCATCCAGTGGAGAAATACATCCCTCTAAACTACCAGCTGTTAGAGAACCCAATTTTGGAGCAACCTGGAATGAAGTCAATTCTTCCCAAAAATAACAGTCTCTTGAAGAAAGAAGCTGTGAATGTTACAAAGCACCAGAAGGCTGCTGAAGATGACTTCCTCTCTCTATACGTAAATAATGATTCTACATTAG TTGAAAAATTAACATCCAGAACCTTCAGTGATGTTACTCACTTGACTGTTCAAGGAGAGAGTCAATCTTCTGTCTCTAATAATTCCTTGAGAGAGTCTTCTGCACTGGTTGAAGGAGGCTTATTTGTCAGAAAGAGATTTcttattttgggttttggtgaAGAAGATGAGTCCTGCATTGTAGATATTATAAAGGAGAATGCTGGGAAAATTCTGCCACCAGAAAGCAGAACCATTGCAGACTATGCTGTGGTACCTTTATTGGGGTGCACGGTGAAGCCAACCGTTGGTGATGTTGTCACAAATACGTGGCTG ATAACATGTGTggaacagcagctgcttttagATCCCCAGTCCAATCCACTTTTCACACCAGTCCCAGTAATGGAAGGAGTCACCCCTCTGGAAGACTGTGTTCTTTCTTTTAGCCAGTTCACTGGTGCAGAGAGAGACTCCCTGGTTTATCTGGCAGGACTGCTCGGAGCAAG AGTCCAAGAATTCTTTGTGCGGAAAGCCAATGCAAAAAAGGGAATGTTTGCCAGTACCCATCTTGTGGTGAGACAACCGGATGGTTCCAAGTATGAAGCTGCAAAGAAGTGGAATTTGCCGGCAGTCACTGTAGCTTGGCTTTTGCAGTCTGCAAGGACAGGAAAGAGAGCAGATGAAAGCAAGTTCTTGGTTGAAAATGCAGAGGCTGAAGGTTGGTTATTA GAGAGTTCCATTACTCAGCTTAGCAAGACAGCAACAACTGTTAAATCTCCTGATTCAGAACAGTCTGCTTACCTCCttgaagctggaaaaaaaacagctgtgACCCCTCTTGATATCAACAGGTTCCAGAGTAAAGCTTTCCAAGCTGTAATCTCTCATCATATTGGAAAGAAGACAACCCCTCTTGTGCAACGGGAGCTGCCACAGAAAGAACCGTCTTTACATCTTGATACGCcttcaaaatttctttccaaagacAAGTTATTCAAGCCTTCTTTTGATGTAAAG GATGCTCTGGCAGCTTTGGAAACTCCTGGAGGTCCTGATCAAAAAACCAGGAAACCGAGTACACCTCTCTCTGAAGTCATTGGCAGAAACTTGAAATTGGCACTGGTAAACAGCACAAGGCATACAGCAGCTCTTACTGCCAGCCCTCAGTTGACCACTGCACAGCCAGAAGTG GAAGAAGAGTCCAAGCCTCTAGCTGATGTTGTTATATATGTTAGTAAAAAACTTAGTAAGAAGCAAAGTGAACTGAATGCAGTAGCAGCTTCTCTTGGGGCAGACTACAG gtGGTGCTTTGATGAAACAGTAACACACTTCATCTACAAGGGAGGACAAAATGACAACAATAAGGAGTACAAATCCGTTAAAGAACGGGGTATACATATTGTTTCTGAACACTGGCTTTTAGAG AGTGCCCGAGAATATAAGCGGCTTCCTGAATCTCTCTTTCCTCACACTTACAATCCCAAAATGAGCCTGGACATCAGTGCAGTACAAGATGTCaggctctcctcctccagtAAACTTCCATCAACTGGAAAAccagcagaggaaaatgag ATTATTCCAGTGGATGAAGATGATGCTGAAGATGATGTAACTACTGACCAAATAAAGGAAACGGTCACTACAGGGGAAGAACAAATTGTAACAAGTGAATCCAAAGGAGGTGAAT TTTTAACCCAAGCACTAGAAATGAGGGAGAACTTccaaaggcagctgcaggagatCATGTCTGCCACATCGCTAGTGAAACCACAAGGGCAAAGAGGTTCCCTTTCAAGGAACAGTTTTGATGGTTCTCCAACCACTCCTGATAGCACACGGTCTGTGCGAAATGGCCGCAGCAGGGTCTTGGAAGCTCTAAG GCAATCCCGTCAGGCACTCGCAGATATAAACACAGAGCCATCCCAGAGTGAGCAGATCATCTGGGACGATCCTACTGCGAGGGAGGAAAGAGCAAGACTTGTCAGCAACTTCCAGTGGCCTAATAGTCCTTCCCAGTACACTGAGCAAGGTCAGAGTAACATCAATAAGAACACGGATGAGTCTGCCTTCAAAGGACCTTTAGCTGGTGCAGAGATTGCTGGTACAG CTGTTCCTGAGTCTGGGGATGGAGATTTGACTGAGGGTCTGAAAAATCCTATATGTAGAGATCCTGAAACACCAATTAAAGAACACTTGATCCCCACTCCGCAGGCCCCCAGCATTGCTTTCCCACTGGCTAACCCTCCTGTGGCACCACAGCCCAAAGACAAG GCTGTTACAGAAGATGAGAAGGCTGATGAAGAACCAGAAAAACACCGTAAATTTCAGCTGTCTTCTCTTAATCCTCAAGAAAGATTTGATTACTGCCATCTGATTGAGGAATTAG GTGGAATAGTACTTGAGAAACAGTGCTTTGATCCCAGTTGCACACACATTGTTGTGGGACATCCTCTTCGAAATGAAAAATTCTTGGCTTCGATGGCAGCTGGAAAGTGGGTGCTTCATCGTTCCTACCTGGAGGCATGTAGAGGAGCTGGCTGCTTTGTTCAG GAAGAAGATTATGAGTGGGGAAGTAATTCCATACTGAATGTTTTGCCTGGAATCAATGTAAACCAGAAGAAACTAGCACTTGCAGCCATgaggtggaggaaaaaaattcataaaggGAGGCAAGAAACTGGTATTGTTGAG GGAGCTTTCAGTGGCTGGAAAGTGATCCTGAATGTTGACCAAACCAAGGAATCGGGATTCAGGCGCCTTCTTCAGTCAGGAGGAGCAAAA GTGTTTTCTGGTCATTCTGTGTCTCTCTTTAAAGAAGCAACTCATCTCTTTGCTGACTTCAGTAAGCTGAAGCCGGATGACAGCAGGGTTAACGtagcagaggcagcagcccaaggAGTGAACTGCCTGAAACCGGAGTACATCGCTGACTACCTCATCCAG
- the TOPBP1 gene encoding DNA topoisomerase 2-binding protein 1 isoform X2: MKGSKEPFLVKFIKSSENSEYFFKALESIKEFQSEEHLQILEEETALNIKENDKSLYICDPFRGVVFNHLKKLGCRIVGPQVVLYCMQSQRCVPRAEYPVYNMTMADVTVSCTSLEKDVREEIHKYVQMMGGRVYRDLNVSVTHLIAGEVGSKKYLVAASLKKPILLPSWVKTLWDKSQQSIMRYTDVNMEDYTCPVFLGCTICVTGLSSSDRKEVQRLTAEHGGQYTGQLKMNECTHLIVQEPKGQKYECAKKWNVHCVSVQWFSDSIEKGFCQDETIYKIEGGSKLNNAPSTSTPTNHASKPDNHTLSDVSRISNITLSGVNETACSSAMGSRMDPLPDELENLDISSFQAPEDLLDGCRIYLCGFSGRKLDKMRRLINCGGGVRFDQLNEDVTHVILGENTDELNHFLDKTAHRPHVVTPKWLLESFKKGYLHPVEKYIPLNYQLLENPILEQPGMKSILPKNNSLLKKEAVNVTKHQKAAEDDFLSLYVNNDSTLDEVEKLTSRTFSDVTHLTVQGESQSSVSNNSLRESSALVEGGLFVRKRFLILGFGEEDESCIVDIIKENAGKILPPESRTIADYAVVPLLGCTVKPTVGDVVTNTWLITCVEQQLLLDPQSNPLFTPVPVMEGVTPLEDCVLSFSQFTGAERDSLVYLAGLLGARVQEFFVRKANAKKGMFASTHLVVRQPDGSKYEAAKKWNLPAVTVAWLLQSARTGKRADESKFLVENAEAEDKESSITQLSKTATTVKSPDSEQSAYLLEAGKKTAVTPLDINRFQSKAFQAVISHHIGKKTTPLVQRELPQKEPSLHLDTPSKFLSKDKLFKPSFDVKDALAALETPGGPDQKTRKPSTPLSEVIGRNLKLALVNSTRHTAALTASPQLTTAQPEVEEESKPLADVVIYVSKKLSKKQSELNAVAASLGADYRWCFDETVTHFIYKGGQNDNNKEYKSVKERGIHIVSEHWLLESAREYKRLPESLFPHTYNPKMSLDISAVQDVRLSSSSKLPSTGKPAEENEIIPVDEDDAEDDVTTDQIKETVTTGEEQIVTSESKGGEFLTQALEMRENFQRQLQEIMSATSLVKPQGQRGSLSRNSFDGSPTTPDSTRSVRNGRSRVLEALRQSRQALADINTEPSQSEQIIWDDPTAREERARLVSNFQWPNSPSQYTEQGQSNINKNTDESAFKGPLAGAEIAGTAVPESGDGDLTEGLKNPICRDPETPIKEHLIPTPQAPSIAFPLANPPVAPQPKDKAVTEDEKADEEPEKHRKFQLSSLNPQERFDYCHLIEELGGIVLEKQCFDPSCTHIVVGHPLRNEKFLASMAAGKWVLHRSYLEACRGAGCFVQA, encoded by the exons ATGAAAGGTAGTAAGGAGCCATTTCTTGTGAAATTCATAAAGTCTTCTGAGAACTcggagtatttttttaaagctcttgaG TCTATAAAAGAATTTCAGTCAGAAGAACATCTTCAGATCCTTGAAGAAGAAACAGCACtcaatataaaagaaaatgataaatCGCTTTACATTTGTGATCCTTTTAGAGGTGTTGTTTTCAATCATCTCAAAAAG CTTGGTTGTAGAATTGTTGGACCACAGGTAGTCCTGTACTGTATGCAGTCCCAGCGATGTGTGCCAAGAGCTGAGTATCCTGTGTACAATATGACCATGGCCGATGTAACAGTATCCTGTACCAGCCTTGAGAAAGATGTTAGG GAAGAAATTCATAAATATGTGCAGATGATGGGTGGACGTGTGTACAGAGACCTCAATGTGTCAGTAACTCATCTTATAGCTGGAGAAGTTGGAAGCAAGAAATACTTGGTAgctgcttctctgaaaaaaCCTATTTTGCTTCCCTCTTGGGTTAAGACACTGTGGGATAAATCTCAGCAAAG CATAATGAGATACACTGACGTTAACATGGAAGACTACACTTGTCCTGTGTTCCTTGGCTGTACAATTTGCGTAACTGGTTTAAGTAGTTCAGACAGGAAGGAAGTCCAGCGTCTCACTGCTGAACATGGTGGGCAATATACAGGGCAGCTCAAGATGAATGAATGTACTCACCTCATAGTTCAAGAGCCAAAAG gtCAGAAGTATGAATGTGCCAAAAAATGGAATGTGCACTGTGTGTCTGTGCAGTGGTTTTCTGACAGCATTGAGAAAGGCTTCTGTCAGGATGAGACAATATATAAAATAGAAGGTGGATCAAAACTGAATAATGCACCCAGTACATCAACACCTACGAATCATGCCAGCAAGCCCGATA atcaTACCCTTTCGGACGTCAGCCGCATTTCCAATATCACTTTGAGTGGTGTTAATGAAACAGCGTGTAGTTCTGCTATGGGCAGCAGAATGGATCCTCTTCCTGATGAGCTGGAAAACTTGGATATAAGTTCTTTTCAAGCCCCTGAAGATTTGTTAGATGGGTGTCGA ATCTATCTGTGTGGCTTCAGTGGCAGGAAGTTGGACAAGATGAGAAGGCTTATTAATTGCGGTGGTGGTGTTCGATTTGATCAACTTAATGAAGATGTTACCCATGtcattttgggggaaaatactGATGAGTTGAACCACTTTTTGGACAAGACAGCTCACAG GCCTCATGTAGTGACACCAAAATGGTTGTTGGAGTCATTTAAGAAAGGTTATCTGCATCCAGTGGAGAAATACATCCCTCTAAACTACCAGCTGTTAGAGAACCCAATTTTGGAGCAACCTGGAATGAAGTCAATTCTTCCCAAAAATAACAGTCTCTTGAAGAAAGAAGCTGTGAATGTTACAAAGCACCAGAAGGCTGCTGAAGATGACTTCCTCTCTCTATACGTAAATAATGATTCTACATTAG ATGAAGTTGAAAAATTAACATCCAGAACCTTCAGTGATGTTACTCACTTGACTGTTCAAGGAGAGAGTCAATCTTCTGTCTCTAATAATTCCTTGAGAGAGTCTTCTGCACTGGTTGAAGGAGGCTTATTTGTCAGAAAGAGATTTcttattttgggttttggtgaAGAAGATGAGTCCTGCATTGTAGATATTATAAAGGAGAATGCTGGGAAAATTCTGCCACCAGAAAGCAGAACCATTGCAGACTATGCTGTGGTACCTTTATTGGGGTGCACGGTGAAGCCAACCGTTGGTGATGTTGTCACAAATACGTGGCTG ATAACATGTGTggaacagcagctgcttttagATCCCCAGTCCAATCCACTTTTCACACCAGTCCCAGTAATGGAAGGAGTCACCCCTCTGGAAGACTGTGTTCTTTCTTTTAGCCAGTTCACTGGTGCAGAGAGAGACTCCCTGGTTTATCTGGCAGGACTGCTCGGAGCAAG AGTCCAAGAATTCTTTGTGCGGAAAGCCAATGCAAAAAAGGGAATGTTTGCCAGTACCCATCTTGTGGTGAGACAACCGGATGGTTCCAAGTATGAAGCTGCAAAGAAGTGGAATTTGCCGGCAGTCACTGTAGCTTGGCTTTTGCAGTCTGCAAGGACAGGAAAGAGAGCAGATGAAAGCAAGTTCTTGGTTGAAAATGCAGAGGCTGAAG acaaGGAGAGTTCCATTACTCAGCTTAGCAAGACAGCAACAACTGTTAAATCTCCTGATTCAGAACAGTCTGCTTACCTCCttgaagctggaaaaaaaacagctgtgACCCCTCTTGATATCAACAGGTTCCAGAGTAAAGCTTTCCAAGCTGTAATCTCTCATCATATTGGAAAGAAGACAACCCCTCTTGTGCAACGGGAGCTGCCACAGAAAGAACCGTCTTTACATCTTGATACGCcttcaaaatttctttccaaagacAAGTTATTCAAGCCTTCTTTTGATGTAAAG GATGCTCTGGCAGCTTTGGAAACTCCTGGAGGTCCTGATCAAAAAACCAGGAAACCGAGTACACCTCTCTCTGAAGTCATTGGCAGAAACTTGAAATTGGCACTGGTAAACAGCACAAGGCATACAGCAGCTCTTACTGCCAGCCCTCAGTTGACCACTGCACAGCCAGAAGTG GAAGAAGAGTCCAAGCCTCTAGCTGATGTTGTTATATATGTTAGTAAAAAACTTAGTAAGAAGCAAAGTGAACTGAATGCAGTAGCAGCTTCTCTTGGGGCAGACTACAG gtGGTGCTTTGATGAAACAGTAACACACTTCATCTACAAGGGAGGACAAAATGACAACAATAAGGAGTACAAATCCGTTAAAGAACGGGGTATACATATTGTTTCTGAACACTGGCTTTTAGAG AGTGCCCGAGAATATAAGCGGCTTCCTGAATCTCTCTTTCCTCACACTTACAATCCCAAAATGAGCCTGGACATCAGTGCAGTACAAGATGTCaggctctcctcctccagtAAACTTCCATCAACTGGAAAAccagcagaggaaaatgag ATTATTCCAGTGGATGAAGATGATGCTGAAGATGATGTAACTACTGACCAAATAAAGGAAACGGTCACTACAGGGGAAGAACAAATTGTAACAAGTGAATCCAAAGGAGGTGAAT TTTTAACCCAAGCACTAGAAATGAGGGAGAACTTccaaaggcagctgcaggagatCATGTCTGCCACATCGCTAGTGAAACCACAAGGGCAAAGAGGTTCCCTTTCAAGGAACAGTTTTGATGGTTCTCCAACCACTCCTGATAGCACACGGTCTGTGCGAAATGGCCGCAGCAGGGTCTTGGAAGCTCTAAG GCAATCCCGTCAGGCACTCGCAGATATAAACACAGAGCCATCCCAGAGTGAGCAGATCATCTGGGACGATCCTACTGCGAGGGAGGAAAGAGCAAGACTTGTCAGCAACTTCCAGTGGCCTAATAGTCCTTCCCAGTACACTGAGCAAGGTCAGAGTAACATCAATAAGAACACGGATGAGTCTGCCTTCAAAGGACCTTTAGCTGGTGCAGAGATTGCTGGTACAG CTGTTCCTGAGTCTGGGGATGGAGATTTGACTGAGGGTCTGAAAAATCCTATATGTAGAGATCCTGAAACACCAATTAAAGAACACTTGATCCCCACTCCGCAGGCCCCCAGCATTGCTTTCCCACTGGCTAACCCTCCTGTGGCACCACAGCCCAAAGACAAG GCTGTTACAGAAGATGAGAAGGCTGATGAAGAACCAGAAAAACACCGTAAATTTCAGCTGTCTTCTCTTAATCCTCAAGAAAGATTTGATTACTGCCATCTGATTGAGGAATTAG GTGGAATAGTACTTGAGAAACAGTGCTTTGATCCCAGTTGCACACACATTGTTGTGGGACATCCTCTTCGAAATGAAAAATTCTTGGCTTCGATGGCAGCTGGAAAGTGGGTGCTTCATCGTTCCTACCTGGAGGCATGTAGAGGAGCTGGCTGCTTTGTTCAGGCAT AA
- the LOC142592857 gene encoding C-C chemokine receptor type 5-like: protein MENYTTELDDLALTTEFDYGNSAPCMGTEEKHFAAKLLPPLYSLVLIFGLTGNMLVVLILVKYKRLKSMTDIYLLNLAISDLLFIFSLPFWAYYAVHDWIFGEALCRILSGVYLLGFYSGIFFIILLTIDRYLAIVHAVFALKARTVTYGILTSAFTWFLAILASVPGIVFHKTQKENSRYTCSAHYPSEQRNAWKQFLTLKMNILGLVIPMLIMICSYTQIIKTLLQCRNEKKHKAVRLIFIIMIFYFFFWAPYNICILLRDFQGTFSITTCEGSGQLHKATQVTETISMIHCCINPVIYAFAGEKFRKYLHSFFRKQIAFHFSKYCPVFYVDTAERASSTYTQSTAEQEVSAAL, encoded by the coding sequence ATGGAAAACTATACCACAGAATTAGATGACTTGGCACTGACAACAGAATTCGACTACGGCAATTCAGCGCCATGCATGGGAACTGAGGAAAAGCACTTTGCAGCAAAACTTTTGCCACCGCTTTATTCTTTGGTGCTCATCTTTGGCCTCACAGGCAACATGCTCGTTGTCCTTATCCTGGTAAAATACAAGAGACTGAAGAGTATGACTGACATCTACCTGCTCAATTTGGCAATTTCTGATTTgctgtttatattttctcttcctttttgggCTTATTATGCTGTTCATGACTGGATTTTTGGGGAGGCGCTGTGTAGAATTCTCTCAGGTGTCTACCTCCTTGGCTTCTACAGCGGGATCTTCTTCATAATCCTGTTGACCATAGACAGGTATCTGGCCATAGTGCATGCtgtgtttgctttaaaagctAGGACAGTCACCTACGGCATCCTCACCAGTGCTTTCACTTGGTTTCTTGCTATTCTTGCTTCTGTTCCTGGGATAGTATTTCACAAAactcaaaaggaaaattcacGTTATACTTGCAGTGCTCATTATCCATCAGAGCAGAGAAATGCATGGAAGCAATTCTTGACCTTAAAAATGAACATCCTGGGACTTGTTATTCCAATGTTAATTATGATCTGCAGCTACACGCAAATTATAAAGACATTACTGCAATGCAGGAATGAGAAGAAACATAAAGCAGTCAGGCTTATTTTTATCATCAtgattttctacttttttttctgggcaCCATATAACATTTGCATTCTCCTGCGTGATTTTCAAGGTACATTTTCCATCACTACTTGTGAAGGCAGTGGTCAATTGCACAAAGCAACCCAAGTGACAGAAACAATATCAATGATTCACTGTTGTATCAACCCTGTAATTTATGCCTTTGCTGGAGAAAAATTTAGGAAGTATCTTCATAGCTTTTTCCGAAAGCAGATTGCATTCCACTTCTCTAAATACTGTCCTGTTTTCTATGTTGACACAGCTGAACGGGCTAGCTCCACCTACACACAATCCACTGCAGAACAAGAAGTTTCTGCTGCATTGTAA